A window of the Serinus canaria isolate serCan28SL12 chromosome 27, serCan2020, whole genome shotgun sequence genome harbors these coding sequences:
- the MLLT6 gene encoding protein AF-17 isoform X2, translating into MKEMVGGCCVCSDERGWAENPLVYCDGHGCNVAVHQACYGIVQVPTGPWFCRKCESQERAARVRCELCPHKDGALKRTDNGGWAHVVCALYIPEVQFANVLTMEPIVLQYVPHDRFNKTCYICEEQGRESKAASGACMACNRHGCRQAFHVTCAQMAGLLCEEEVLEVDNVKYCGYCKYHFNKMTSRHSGGSSFLPGRRSRSASPAQEKHLSHHERPKKVPVLSQSRKDKERPKQKHKKRPESPSSLPPAPVAVAAEKGSGGHHEATKESSEVARAEAKGRKSSSHGSSHKGKKTGSGKSSGGFGSAPPGGTFQTAGSSCGLPGSQDFTPFPKLEQEEEKFRKAASSSSSSHCSPLSEGPKADVFEQKVIFSGFGSIMRFSTSAVGQPRARDASPVDYKASSTLGGPSGGTGGTAGAAGSGHKRMPSLGAEEGEVLKEKKHKGSKKNKHGPGRPKAGKGKEVLGAQLAGSTSTSSSPFSGGSLVSSSIGNSSRSFSHPGSLPSLSMESPLLGSGIYTSNKDPIPLGAALRAVCSTPLPSGLLPHQGGAALPQLSRSPFASSIPASSSSAGSTTQVFSLAGSTFSLPSSHIFGSPLTSGLSLNPLLSQPESSRAEPDLEDCGFGCRGTSPQESLSSMSPISSLPTLFDQTVSCSSSGQLDSVPQATPNIEQLLEKQGNGEAGVNIVEMLKALHSLQKENQRLQEQIMTLTAKKERLQLLNVQLSVPFPVVTSSNGPGSQAQYILPANVCTSDSLSISKSPPCKNSFGIENSLSTSSEDPHSGCPSRSSSSLSFHSTPPPLPMLQPSPASLPLPGAQQVNGLARAAGGGLVGASGASHGLSAVPMVDGLLGSLAGAQQMPLNGILGSLNGAQPAPPPSAAPALQLSTSLSSVASLSPLTEQQRHVLQQHEQQLQQLQQLLTSQPLNPEQQALVFQMMQQIQQKRELQRLQMSGSSQLSLLAATSAPLHPSPGALLTSAAPSGGSLLASLSPQQLNPGGALLAPQATPPLGSGPAMAPNPFLSLQPDGSTPKGTPLGDKGAPLAQDKG; encoded by the exons cTTGTTATGGAATTGTGCAGGTTCCCACGGGCCCCTGGTTCTGCCGGAAATGTGAATCCCAGGAAAGAGCCGCCCGGGTG AGGTGCGAGCTGTGTCCCCACAAGGACGGGGCCCTGAAGCGCACGGACAACGGGG gctgggcCCACGTGGTGTGTGCCCTGTACATCCCCGAGGTGCAGTTTGCCAACGTGCTCACCATGGAGCCCATCGTGCTCCAGTACGTCCCCCACGACCGCTTCAACAAG ACCTGCTACATCTGCGAGGAGCAGGGGCGGGAGAGCAAGGCGGCCTCGGGGGCCTGCATGGCCTGCAACCGGCACGGCTGCCGCCAGGCCTTCCACGTCACCTG TGCACAGATGGCCGGACTCCTGTGcgaggaggaggtgctggaggtCGACAACGTCAAATACTGTGGCTACTGCAAATACCACTTTAACAAAATG ACCTCGCGCCATTCCGggggcagctccttcctcccgGGCCGGCGCAGCCGCTCGGCGTCCCCGGCCCAGGAGAAACACCTGTCCCACCACGAGCGGCCAAAAAAG GTTCCTGTTCTTTCCCAGAGCCGCAAGGACAAGGAGAGGCCGAAGCAGAAGCACAAAAAGCGGCCGGAGtcccccagcagcctccccCCAGCACCCGTGGCCGTGGCTGCCGAGAAG GGCTCCGGTGGCCACCACGAGGCCACCAAGGAGAGCTCGGAGGTGGCCAGGGCAGAGGCCAAGGGCAGGAAATCCTCGAGCCACGGCAGCAGCCACAAGGGGAAGAAGACGGGAAGCGGGAAAAGCTCCGGAGGCTTTGGATCAGCCCCACCTGGAGGAACCTTCCAGACGGCCg GCTCCTCCTGCGGCCTGCCCGGCTCCCAGGACTTCACGCCCTTCcccaagctggagcaggaggaggagaagttCCGCAAGGCcgccagctccagctcctcctcgcACTGCTCGCCGCTCTCCGAGGGCCCCAAGGCCGACGTCTTCGAGCAGAAGGTCATCTTCTCCGGCTTCGGCTCCATCATGCGCTTCTCCACCTCGGCCGTGGGCCAGCCGCGAGCCCGGGACGCCTCCCCCGTGGACTACAAAGCCTCCAGCACCCTTGGTGGCCCTTCGGGTGGCACGGGTGGCACCGCTGGCGCCGCCGGGAGCGGCCACAAGCGGATGCCGTCGCTGGGCGCCGAGGAGGGAGAGGTGCTCAAGGAGAAGAAGCACAAGGGCAGCAAGAAGAACAAGCACGGCCCCGGCAGGCCCAAGGCGGGCAAAGGCAAAGAGGTTTTGGGGGCCCAGCTGGCTGGGtccacctccacctcctcctctcccttctccgGGGGATCCCTCGTCAGCTCCAGCATTGGGAATTCTTCCCGGAGCTTCAGCCACCCCGGGAGTCTGCCCAGCCTCAGCATGGAGTCGCCGCTGCTGGGCTCAG GGATCTACACGAGCAACAAGGACCCGATCCCGCTGGGCGCGGCGCTGCGGGCGGTGTGCAGCACGCCGCTGCCCTCGGGGCTGCTCCCGCACCAGGGCGGCGCcgccctgccccagctcagccgCTCACCCTTCGCCAGCTCCATccccgcctcctcctcctccgccggCTCCACCACGCAG GTGTTTTCCCTGGCGGGTTCCACTTTCAGCCTCCCTTCCTCGCACATTTTCGGGAGCCCGCTGACGTCCGGGCTGTCGCTGAACCCCCTCCTGAGCCAGCCGGAGAGCAGCCGGGCAG AGCCCGACCTGGAGGATTGCGGCTTCGGCTGCCGAGGGACGTCCCCGCAGGAGAGCCTGTCCTCCAT GTCCCCCATCAGCAGCCTGCCGACCCTCTTCGACCAGACCGTGTCGTGCAGCAGCAGCGGGCAGCTGGACAGTGTCCCGCAGGCCACCCCCAACATcgagcagctcctggagaagcAGGGCAACGGCGAGGCCGGGGTGAACA TTGTGGAGATGCTGAAGGCGCTGCACTCGCTGCAGAAGGAGAACCAGCGGCTGCAGGAGCAGATCATGACACTGACGGCCAAGAAGGAGCGGCTGCAGCTGCTCAATGTCCAGCTGTCCGTCCCCTTCCCCGTGGTCACCAGCAGCAATGGCCCGGGCAGCCAGGCCCAGTACATCCTGCCTGCCAACG tcTGCACCAGTGACTCCCTGAGCATCAGCAAGAGCCCCCCGTGCAAGAACAGCTTTGGCATTGAGAACTCGCTCTCCACATCCTCCGAG GACCCTCACTcaggctgtcccagcaggagcagctcctccctgtccttccaCAGCACCCCCCCGCCCCTGCCcatgctgcagcccagccccgccTCGCTGCCCCTGCCCGGGGCGCAGCAGGTGAACGGCCTGGcccgggcggcgggcggggggctGGTCGGAGCCTCGGGGGCCAGCCACGGCCTCTCGGCGGTGCCCATGGTGGACGGcctgctgggcagcctggccGGAGCCCAGCAGATGCCCCTCAACGGGATCCTGGGGAGCCTGAACGGAGCGCAGCCCGCCCCGCCTCCGAGCGCGGCCCCggccctgcagctctccacCAGCCTGAGCAG CGTGGCCAGCCTGAGTCCCCTGACGGAGCAGCAGCGGCACGTCCTGCAGCAGCacgagcagcagctgcagcagctgcagcagctcctgacttCCCAGCCGCTTAACCCA GAGCAGCAGGCGCTGGTGTTCCAGATGATGCAGCAGATCCAGCAGAAGCGGGAGCTGCAGCGGCTGCAGATGTCGGGCTcgtcccagctgtccctgctggccgCCACCTCGGCCCCGCTGCACCCCAGCCCCGGCGCGCTGCTGACCTCGGCCGCGCCCAGCGGTGGCTCCCTGCTGGCCTCGCTGTCCCCGCAGCAGCTGAACCCCGGCGGGGCCCTGCTGGCCCCCCAGGCCACCCCCCCGCTGGGCTCGGGGCCGGCCATGGCCCCCAACCCCTTCCTGAGCCTGCAGCCCGACGGCAGCACCCCAAAAGGAACG cccctgggtgACAAGGGCGCTCCCCTGGCACAGGACAAGGGCTAG
- the MLLT6 gene encoding protein AF-17 isoform X1, with protein sequence MKEMVGGCCVCSDERGWAENPLVYCDGHGCNVAVHQACYGIVQVPTGPWFCRKCESQERAARVRCELCPHKDGALKRTDNGGWAHVVCALYIPEVQFANVLTMEPIVLQYVPHDRFNKTCYICEEQGRESKAASGACMACNRHGCRQAFHVTCAQMAGLLCEEEVLEVDNVKYCGYCKYHFNKMKTSRHSGGSSFLPGRRSRSASPAQEKHLSHHERPKKVPVLSQSRKDKERPKQKHKKRPESPSSLPPAPVAVAAEKGSGGHHEATKESSEVARAEAKGRKSSSHGSSHKGKKTGSGKSSGGFGSAPPGGTFQTAGSSCGLPGSQDFTPFPKLEQEEEKFRKAASSSSSSHCSPLSEGPKADVFEQKVIFSGFGSIMRFSTSAVGQPRARDASPVDYKASSTLGGPSGGTGGTAGAAGSGHKRMPSLGAEEGEVLKEKKHKGSKKNKHGPGRPKAGKGKEVLGAQLAGSTSTSSSPFSGGSLVSSSIGNSSRSFSHPGSLPSLSMESPLLGSGIYTSNKDPIPLGAALRAVCSTPLPSGLLPHQGGAALPQLSRSPFASSIPASSSSAGSTTQVFSLAGSTFSLPSSHIFGSPLTSGLSLNPLLSQPESSRAEPDLEDCGFGCRGTSPQESLSSMSPISSLPTLFDQTVSCSSSGQLDSVPQATPNIEQLLEKQGNGEAGVNIVEMLKALHSLQKENQRLQEQIMTLTAKKERLQLLNVQLSVPFPVVTSSNGPGSQAQYILPANVCTSDSLSISKSPPCKNSFGIENSLSTSSEDPHSGCPSRSSSSLSFHSTPPPLPMLQPSPASLPLPGAQQVNGLARAAGGGLVGASGASHGLSAVPMVDGLLGSLAGAQQMPLNGILGSLNGAQPAPPPSAAPALQLSTSLSSVASLSPLTEQQRHVLQQHEQQLQQLQQLLTSQPLNPEQQALVFQMMQQIQQKRELQRLQMSGSSQLSLLAATSAPLHPSPGALLTSAAPSGGSLLASLSPQQLNPGGALLAPQATPPLGSGPAMAPNPFLSLQPDGSTPKGTPLGDKGAPLAQDKG encoded by the exons cTTGTTATGGAATTGTGCAGGTTCCCACGGGCCCCTGGTTCTGCCGGAAATGTGAATCCCAGGAAAGAGCCGCCCGGGTG AGGTGCGAGCTGTGTCCCCACAAGGACGGGGCCCTGAAGCGCACGGACAACGGGG gctgggcCCACGTGGTGTGTGCCCTGTACATCCCCGAGGTGCAGTTTGCCAACGTGCTCACCATGGAGCCCATCGTGCTCCAGTACGTCCCCCACGACCGCTTCAACAAG ACCTGCTACATCTGCGAGGAGCAGGGGCGGGAGAGCAAGGCGGCCTCGGGGGCCTGCATGGCCTGCAACCGGCACGGCTGCCGCCAGGCCTTCCACGTCACCTG TGCACAGATGGCCGGACTCCTGTGcgaggaggaggtgctggaggtCGACAACGTCAAATACTGTGGCTACTGCAAATACCACTTTAACAAAATG AAGACCTCGCGCCATTCCGggggcagctccttcctcccgGGCCGGCGCAGCCGCTCGGCGTCCCCGGCCCAGGAGAAACACCTGTCCCACCACGAGCGGCCAAAAAAG GTTCCTGTTCTTTCCCAGAGCCGCAAGGACAAGGAGAGGCCGAAGCAGAAGCACAAAAAGCGGCCGGAGtcccccagcagcctccccCCAGCACCCGTGGCCGTGGCTGCCGAGAAG GGCTCCGGTGGCCACCACGAGGCCACCAAGGAGAGCTCGGAGGTGGCCAGGGCAGAGGCCAAGGGCAGGAAATCCTCGAGCCACGGCAGCAGCCACAAGGGGAAGAAGACGGGAAGCGGGAAAAGCTCCGGAGGCTTTGGATCAGCCCCACCTGGAGGAACCTTCCAGACGGCCg GCTCCTCCTGCGGCCTGCCCGGCTCCCAGGACTTCACGCCCTTCcccaagctggagcaggaggaggagaagttCCGCAAGGCcgccagctccagctcctcctcgcACTGCTCGCCGCTCTCCGAGGGCCCCAAGGCCGACGTCTTCGAGCAGAAGGTCATCTTCTCCGGCTTCGGCTCCATCATGCGCTTCTCCACCTCGGCCGTGGGCCAGCCGCGAGCCCGGGACGCCTCCCCCGTGGACTACAAAGCCTCCAGCACCCTTGGTGGCCCTTCGGGTGGCACGGGTGGCACCGCTGGCGCCGCCGGGAGCGGCCACAAGCGGATGCCGTCGCTGGGCGCCGAGGAGGGAGAGGTGCTCAAGGAGAAGAAGCACAAGGGCAGCAAGAAGAACAAGCACGGCCCCGGCAGGCCCAAGGCGGGCAAAGGCAAAGAGGTTTTGGGGGCCCAGCTGGCTGGGtccacctccacctcctcctctcccttctccgGGGGATCCCTCGTCAGCTCCAGCATTGGGAATTCTTCCCGGAGCTTCAGCCACCCCGGGAGTCTGCCCAGCCTCAGCATGGAGTCGCCGCTGCTGGGCTCAG GGATCTACACGAGCAACAAGGACCCGATCCCGCTGGGCGCGGCGCTGCGGGCGGTGTGCAGCACGCCGCTGCCCTCGGGGCTGCTCCCGCACCAGGGCGGCGCcgccctgccccagctcagccgCTCACCCTTCGCCAGCTCCATccccgcctcctcctcctccgccggCTCCACCACGCAG GTGTTTTCCCTGGCGGGTTCCACTTTCAGCCTCCCTTCCTCGCACATTTTCGGGAGCCCGCTGACGTCCGGGCTGTCGCTGAACCCCCTCCTGAGCCAGCCGGAGAGCAGCCGGGCAG AGCCCGACCTGGAGGATTGCGGCTTCGGCTGCCGAGGGACGTCCCCGCAGGAGAGCCTGTCCTCCAT GTCCCCCATCAGCAGCCTGCCGACCCTCTTCGACCAGACCGTGTCGTGCAGCAGCAGCGGGCAGCTGGACAGTGTCCCGCAGGCCACCCCCAACATcgagcagctcctggagaagcAGGGCAACGGCGAGGCCGGGGTGAACA TTGTGGAGATGCTGAAGGCGCTGCACTCGCTGCAGAAGGAGAACCAGCGGCTGCAGGAGCAGATCATGACACTGACGGCCAAGAAGGAGCGGCTGCAGCTGCTCAATGTCCAGCTGTCCGTCCCCTTCCCCGTGGTCACCAGCAGCAATGGCCCGGGCAGCCAGGCCCAGTACATCCTGCCTGCCAACG tcTGCACCAGTGACTCCCTGAGCATCAGCAAGAGCCCCCCGTGCAAGAACAGCTTTGGCATTGAGAACTCGCTCTCCACATCCTCCGAG GACCCTCACTcaggctgtcccagcaggagcagctcctccctgtccttccaCAGCACCCCCCCGCCCCTGCCcatgctgcagcccagccccgccTCGCTGCCCCTGCCCGGGGCGCAGCAGGTGAACGGCCTGGcccgggcggcgggcggggggctGGTCGGAGCCTCGGGGGCCAGCCACGGCCTCTCGGCGGTGCCCATGGTGGACGGcctgctgggcagcctggccGGAGCCCAGCAGATGCCCCTCAACGGGATCCTGGGGAGCCTGAACGGAGCGCAGCCCGCCCCGCCTCCGAGCGCGGCCCCggccctgcagctctccacCAGCCTGAGCAG CGTGGCCAGCCTGAGTCCCCTGACGGAGCAGCAGCGGCACGTCCTGCAGCAGCacgagcagcagctgcagcagctgcagcagctcctgacttCCCAGCCGCTTAACCCA GAGCAGCAGGCGCTGGTGTTCCAGATGATGCAGCAGATCCAGCAGAAGCGGGAGCTGCAGCGGCTGCAGATGTCGGGCTcgtcccagctgtccctgctggccgCCACCTCGGCCCCGCTGCACCCCAGCCCCGGCGCGCTGCTGACCTCGGCCGCGCCCAGCGGTGGCTCCCTGCTGGCCTCGCTGTCCCCGCAGCAGCTGAACCCCGGCGGGGCCCTGCTGGCCCCCCAGGCCACCCCCCCGCTGGGCTCGGGGCCGGCCATGGCCCCCAACCCCTTCCTGAGCCTGCAGCCCGACGGCAGCACCCCAAAAGGAACG cccctgggtgACAAGGGCGCTCCCCTGGCACAGGACAAGGGCTAG
- the MLLT6 gene encoding protein AF-17 isoform X4, whose product MKEMVGGCCVCSDERGWAENPLVYCDGHGCNVAVHQACYGIVQVPTGPWFCRKCESQERAARVRCELCPHKDGALKRTDNGGWAHVVCALYIPEVQFANVLTMEPIVLQYVPHDRFNKTCYICEEQGRESKAASGACMACNRHGCRQAFHVTCAQMAGLLCEEEVLEVDNVKYCGYCKYHFNKMTSRHSGGSSFLPGRRSRSASPAQEKHLSHHERPKKSRKDKERPKQKHKKRPESPSSLPPAPVAVAAEKGSGGHHEATKESSEVARAEAKGRKSSSHGSSHKGKKTGSGKSSGGFGSAPPGGTFQTAGSSCGLPGSQDFTPFPKLEQEEEKFRKAASSSSSSHCSPLSEGPKADVFEQKVIFSGFGSIMRFSTSAVGQPRARDASPVDYKASSTLGGPSGGTGGTAGAAGSGHKRMPSLGAEEGEVLKEKKHKGSKKNKHGPGRPKAGKGKEVLGAQLAGSTSTSSSPFSGGSLVSSSIGNSSRSFSHPGSLPSLSMESPLLGSGIYTSNKDPIPLGAALRAVCSTPLPSGLLPHQGGAALPQLSRSPFASSIPASSSSAGSTTQVFSLAGSTFSLPSSHIFGSPLTSGLSLNPLLSQPESSRAEPDLEDCGFGCRGTSPQESLSSMSPISSLPTLFDQTVSCSSSGQLDSVPQATPNIEQLLEKQGNGEAGVNIVEMLKALHSLQKENQRLQEQIMTLTAKKERLQLLNVQLSVPFPVVTSSNGPGSQAQYILPANVCTSDSLSISKSPPCKNSFGIENSLSTSSEDPHSGCPSRSSSSLSFHSTPPPLPMLQPSPASLPLPGAQQVNGLARAAGGGLVGASGASHGLSAVPMVDGLLGSLAGAQQMPLNGILGSLNGAQPAPPPSAAPALQLSTSLSSVASLSPLTEQQRHVLQQHEQQLQQLQQLLTSQPLNPEQQALVFQMMQQIQQKRELQRLQMSGSSQLSLLAATSAPLHPSPGALLTSAAPSGGSLLASLSPQQLNPGGALLAPQATPPLGSGPAMAPNPFLSLQPDGSTPKGTPLGDKGAPLAQDKG is encoded by the exons cTTGTTATGGAATTGTGCAGGTTCCCACGGGCCCCTGGTTCTGCCGGAAATGTGAATCCCAGGAAAGAGCCGCCCGGGTG AGGTGCGAGCTGTGTCCCCACAAGGACGGGGCCCTGAAGCGCACGGACAACGGGG gctgggcCCACGTGGTGTGTGCCCTGTACATCCCCGAGGTGCAGTTTGCCAACGTGCTCACCATGGAGCCCATCGTGCTCCAGTACGTCCCCCACGACCGCTTCAACAAG ACCTGCTACATCTGCGAGGAGCAGGGGCGGGAGAGCAAGGCGGCCTCGGGGGCCTGCATGGCCTGCAACCGGCACGGCTGCCGCCAGGCCTTCCACGTCACCTG TGCACAGATGGCCGGACTCCTGTGcgaggaggaggtgctggaggtCGACAACGTCAAATACTGTGGCTACTGCAAATACCACTTTAACAAAATG ACCTCGCGCCATTCCGggggcagctccttcctcccgGGCCGGCGCAGCCGCTCGGCGTCCCCGGCCCAGGAGAAACACCTGTCCCACCACGAGCGGCCAAAAAAG AGCCGCAAGGACAAGGAGAGGCCGAAGCAGAAGCACAAAAAGCGGCCGGAGtcccccagcagcctccccCCAGCACCCGTGGCCGTGGCTGCCGAGAAG GGCTCCGGTGGCCACCACGAGGCCACCAAGGAGAGCTCGGAGGTGGCCAGGGCAGAGGCCAAGGGCAGGAAATCCTCGAGCCACGGCAGCAGCCACAAGGGGAAGAAGACGGGAAGCGGGAAAAGCTCCGGAGGCTTTGGATCAGCCCCACCTGGAGGAACCTTCCAGACGGCCg GCTCCTCCTGCGGCCTGCCCGGCTCCCAGGACTTCACGCCCTTCcccaagctggagcaggaggaggagaagttCCGCAAGGCcgccagctccagctcctcctcgcACTGCTCGCCGCTCTCCGAGGGCCCCAAGGCCGACGTCTTCGAGCAGAAGGTCATCTTCTCCGGCTTCGGCTCCATCATGCGCTTCTCCACCTCGGCCGTGGGCCAGCCGCGAGCCCGGGACGCCTCCCCCGTGGACTACAAAGCCTCCAGCACCCTTGGTGGCCCTTCGGGTGGCACGGGTGGCACCGCTGGCGCCGCCGGGAGCGGCCACAAGCGGATGCCGTCGCTGGGCGCCGAGGAGGGAGAGGTGCTCAAGGAGAAGAAGCACAAGGGCAGCAAGAAGAACAAGCACGGCCCCGGCAGGCCCAAGGCGGGCAAAGGCAAAGAGGTTTTGGGGGCCCAGCTGGCTGGGtccacctccacctcctcctctcccttctccgGGGGATCCCTCGTCAGCTCCAGCATTGGGAATTCTTCCCGGAGCTTCAGCCACCCCGGGAGTCTGCCCAGCCTCAGCATGGAGTCGCCGCTGCTGGGCTCAG GGATCTACACGAGCAACAAGGACCCGATCCCGCTGGGCGCGGCGCTGCGGGCGGTGTGCAGCACGCCGCTGCCCTCGGGGCTGCTCCCGCACCAGGGCGGCGCcgccctgccccagctcagccgCTCACCCTTCGCCAGCTCCATccccgcctcctcctcctccgccggCTCCACCACGCAG GTGTTTTCCCTGGCGGGTTCCACTTTCAGCCTCCCTTCCTCGCACATTTTCGGGAGCCCGCTGACGTCCGGGCTGTCGCTGAACCCCCTCCTGAGCCAGCCGGAGAGCAGCCGGGCAG AGCCCGACCTGGAGGATTGCGGCTTCGGCTGCCGAGGGACGTCCCCGCAGGAGAGCCTGTCCTCCAT GTCCCCCATCAGCAGCCTGCCGACCCTCTTCGACCAGACCGTGTCGTGCAGCAGCAGCGGGCAGCTGGACAGTGTCCCGCAGGCCACCCCCAACATcgagcagctcctggagaagcAGGGCAACGGCGAGGCCGGGGTGAACA TTGTGGAGATGCTGAAGGCGCTGCACTCGCTGCAGAAGGAGAACCAGCGGCTGCAGGAGCAGATCATGACACTGACGGCCAAGAAGGAGCGGCTGCAGCTGCTCAATGTCCAGCTGTCCGTCCCCTTCCCCGTGGTCACCAGCAGCAATGGCCCGGGCAGCCAGGCCCAGTACATCCTGCCTGCCAACG tcTGCACCAGTGACTCCCTGAGCATCAGCAAGAGCCCCCCGTGCAAGAACAGCTTTGGCATTGAGAACTCGCTCTCCACATCCTCCGAG GACCCTCACTcaggctgtcccagcaggagcagctcctccctgtccttccaCAGCACCCCCCCGCCCCTGCCcatgctgcagcccagccccgccTCGCTGCCCCTGCCCGGGGCGCAGCAGGTGAACGGCCTGGcccgggcggcgggcggggggctGGTCGGAGCCTCGGGGGCCAGCCACGGCCTCTCGGCGGTGCCCATGGTGGACGGcctgctgggcagcctggccGGAGCCCAGCAGATGCCCCTCAACGGGATCCTGGGGAGCCTGAACGGAGCGCAGCCCGCCCCGCCTCCGAGCGCGGCCCCggccctgcagctctccacCAGCCTGAGCAG CGTGGCCAGCCTGAGTCCCCTGACGGAGCAGCAGCGGCACGTCCTGCAGCAGCacgagcagcagctgcagcagctgcagcagctcctgacttCCCAGCCGCTTAACCCA GAGCAGCAGGCGCTGGTGTTCCAGATGATGCAGCAGATCCAGCAGAAGCGGGAGCTGCAGCGGCTGCAGATGTCGGGCTcgtcccagctgtccctgctggccgCCACCTCGGCCCCGCTGCACCCCAGCCCCGGCGCGCTGCTGACCTCGGCCGCGCCCAGCGGTGGCTCCCTGCTGGCCTCGCTGTCCCCGCAGCAGCTGAACCCCGGCGGGGCCCTGCTGGCCCCCCAGGCCACCCCCCCGCTGGGCTCGGGGCCGGCCATGGCCCCCAACCCCTTCCTGAGCCTGCAGCCCGACGGCAGCACCCCAAAAGGAACG cccctgggtgACAAGGGCGCTCCCCTGGCACAGGACAAGGGCTAG